A window of the Gemmatimonadota bacterium genome harbors these coding sequences:
- a CDS encoding GTP-binding protein, translating into MAKAKFERTKPHVNVGTIGHVDHGKTTLT; encoded by the coding sequence ATGGCCAAGGCGAAGTTTGAGCGGACGAAGCCGCACGTAAACGTGGGGACGATAGGTCACGTAGACCACGGCAAGACGACGTTGACGG